A window of the Bacillus andreraoultii genome harbors these coding sequences:
- a CDS encoding SLAP domain-containing protein — MQKLILDPTWESTLSPADCEMIQEKFNRTVNEVERLVAVPIWRAVNHKGELLITALIHNRTSEKITFMNQQVAYIEEGNEMASCIFTIKRLVIGAHCSMPWTFIFPRGTFLEKQLVIQGREEVKAGELKFS; from the coding sequence ATGCAAAAATTGATACTTGATCCCACCTGGGAGTCGACACTTTCTCCAGCTGATTGTGAAATGATTCAGGAAAAATTTAATCGTACAGTTAACGAGGTCGAGCGTTTGGTGGCTGTACCGATTTGGAGAGCCGTTAATCATAAAGGTGAACTTCTCATTACTGCACTTATCCATAACCGAACAAGTGAAAAAATAACGTTTATGAATCAACAAGTAGCCTATATAGAGGAAGGAAATGAGATGGCAAGTTGTATTTTCACCATAAAACGGTTAGTGATTGGAGCGCATTGTAGTATGCCATGGACATTTATATTTCCACGTGGTACTTTTCTAGAAAAACAATTGGTCATTCAAGGTCGAGAAGAAGTAAAAGCTGGGGAGCTTAAATTTTCTTGA
- a CDS encoding GNAT family N-acetyltransferase: MGVITVFYFAYEGEIVGIAIPHLEKGTSGEGRLFYFGLVPEWRGKGIGASIHNHALKLMKGLNAQTYVGSTDVNNQYMIKIFEKNGCTLRNVKGIYRIDCASNQCRKDD; encoded by the coding sequence ATTGGCGTAATCACTGTTTTTTATTTTGCCTATGAAGGAGAAATTGTTGGGATTGCGATTCCACATCTGGAGAAAGGCACGAGTGGAGAAGGGCGACTATTTTATTTCGGTTTAGTTCCGGAGTGGCGAGGGAAAGGGATTGGTGCGAGCATTCATAACCATGCTTTGAAGTTGATGAAGGGATTGAACGCTCAAACGTATGTCGGTAGCACGGATGTCAATAATCAATATATGATAAAAATTTTCGAGAAAAACGGATGCACACTTCGAAATGTAAAGGGGATTTATCGAATTGATTGCGCATCGAACCAATGTAGGAAGGATGATTGA
- a CDS encoding DUF3885 domain-containing protein, which translates to MNVNDYLLEKFPSLQLVSSIYHQWEIGIHFTLGENIYQFKENGELNLDRFQLIYEQTSTIFHELFDDKDELFLVANIYKVTTQEKLAKRLKIYHPFLKNKKDVYRIRVKTFPYPFEHDEDEKYGMQQFSLQCKCGDLKVQKLLKATCHEDFPLKPKFGKYINDYPDVFFVNRTKDLVFFIYDDRGCEVVALDGKQLLPLVEKFGAWVEGKKGI; encoded by the coding sequence ATGAATGTCAATGATTACCTTTTGGAAAAATTCCCATCCTTACAATTGGTTTCTAGTATTTATCATCAGTGGGAGATCGGAATCCATTTTACTCTTGGTGAAAATATTTATCAGTTCAAGGAAAATGGAGAGTTGAATCTTGACCGCTTTCAACTTATCTATGAGCAAACTTCCACCATTTTTCATGAGCTTTTCGACGACAAAGACGAATTATTTCTTGTTGCGAATATTTATAAGGTTACAACTCAAGAAAAACTGGCGAAAAGGCTGAAAATCTACCATCCATTCCTTAAAAATAAAAAAGATGTATATCGAATACGTGTAAAGACATTTCCTTATCCGTTCGAGCATGACGAAGATGAAAAATACGGGATGCAACAATTTTCCCTGCAATGCAAGTGTGGAGATCTAAAGGTACAGAAGTTACTTAAAGCCACTTGCCACGAAGATTTCCCATTGAAGCCAAAGTTTGGAAAGTACATCAATGATTATCCCGATGTCTTCTTCGTCAATAGGACAAAAGATCTTGTATTTTTTATTTATGATGACCGCGGGTGTGAAGTCGTTGCTCTTGATGGAAAACAATTACTTCCGCTAGTTGAAAAATTTGGTGCTTGGGTAGAAGGAAAAAAAGGGATTTAG
- a CDS encoding YbxH family protein, with protein sequence MGAIERNGYRFEPEYSVIEQNGAIHVYHKGAFIEELTFNFTGDSPNLGKIEELVEDYCEKKGI encoded by the coding sequence ATGGGTGCAATTGAAAGAAATGGCTATCGTTTTGAGCCGGAATATAGTGTGATTGAACAGAATGGTGCTATCCACGTTTATCATAAAGGAGCGTTTATCGAGGAATTAACATTCAACTTTACAGGTGACTCCCCAAACCTTGGTAAAATTGAGGAATTAGTTGAAGATTACTGCGAAAAAAAAGGAATATAA
- a CDS encoding class D sortase, with protein MRSSRNKKKQVILFISVFLIGFGAWFVTSNVYQFAKGYFAVKHMPHPEEPVNKVEASEKEKPTEKELYPVRPKIGEEIGELYIPKLDATLPIFHGTDENELEKGVGHFADSVLPGEKDNSVLSGHRDTVFRKLGEVGVGDWLIVRTSAGEFKYKVSKVRIVDEDDRTVIVPKPKATLTVTTCYPFNFIGSAPERYVLVAYLDSKTLSTKA; from the coding sequence GTGCGATCCTCTAGAAATAAGAAAAAACAAGTTATTTTATTTATATCTGTCTTTTTAATTGGTTTTGGTGCATGGTTTGTTACAAGCAATGTTTATCAATTTGCCAAAGGGTATTTTGCTGTAAAACATATGCCCCACCCAGAAGAACCAGTAAATAAGGTAGAAGCTAGTGAAAAAGAGAAACCGACCGAAAAAGAGCTGTATCCCGTTCGTCCTAAAATAGGTGAAGAGATAGGGGAGTTGTATATTCCTAAACTGGATGCAACACTGCCAATTTTTCACGGAACCGATGAAAATGAACTAGAAAAAGGAGTCGGGCATTTCGCGGATAGTGTTTTACCTGGAGAAAAGGATAATTCTGTTCTTTCCGGACACCGGGATACCGTTTTTCGAAAACTAGGTGAAGTGGGCGTTGGCGATTGGTTAATTGTTCGCACATCAGCCGGTGAATTTAAATATAAAGTTTCGAAAGTACGTATTGTTGATGAAGATGATCGGACGGTAATTGTTCCGAAACCGAAAGCAACATTGACTGTGACAACTTGTTATCCATTTAATTTTATTGGCAGTGCACCGGAACGATACGTACTTGTTGCTTATTTAGATTCGAAAACTTTGTCAACTAAAGCATAG
- a CDS encoding processed acidic surface protein — MKKLGAIFLSVILLIGLFPQLSLAAKASKFDTDLNKYLIEISKVRGFTVTKSHVEEALAYDEMSLKDFTSVPELKDYLGEVIKSNLSNLNEIYEVYNLNQKSLKAILAEHGEEINDYIFVDTLFQALSVYTFERDPDFDKNLAIYLKEISETRGMDVSQKEIEKLLVDYEMTLEEFATIEELKEFFGPVIKADLSNLDYFTDEYGISQDDLLQLLKLSGDDINNYIFIDDLESTYAFELLLMDEEFVMELVKSFQGEFDLTDAEVERLKNHFMSIENDLAKPETIQRLEQLAKRMENFTDFEVATELSPQQLGELAAIWDELLSIFQLKAEYSLVKGGTETPISFVELLKLDELKNTNLKIALYNLQGEFLADLIITGEMVDSDTVNELGNNLIATVEMAKNEANKVKVVATKKKAEQKTVKGAKLPKTATASIPNALMGVFVLMAGILMFRKVRSI, encoded by the coding sequence ATGAAAAAATTGGGAGCCATTTTTCTATCGGTTATTTTATTAATCGGTCTTTTTCCACAATTATCGCTGGCAGCAAAGGCGAGTAAGTTTGATACGGATTTGAATAAGTATTTAATAGAAATTAGTAAAGTAAGAGGCTTTACGGTTACGAAAAGTCATGTTGAAGAAGCATTAGCTTATGATGAAATGAGTTTGAAAGATTTTACCTCTGTACCAGAATTGAAAGACTATTTAGGGGAAGTTATTAAATCAAATCTTAGTAATTTGAATGAAATTTATGAAGTGTACAATCTTAACCAAAAAAGTTTAAAAGCTATTTTGGCTGAGCATGGTGAGGAGATAAACGATTATATTTTTGTCGATACACTTTTTCAAGCATTATCTGTTTATACATTTGAACGTGACCCGGATTTTGACAAAAATTTAGCAATCTACTTAAAAGAAATTAGTGAAACAAGAGGGATGGATGTTTCGCAAAAAGAAATAGAAAAATTACTGGTAGACTATGAAATGACATTGGAAGAGTTCGCTACAATTGAAGAATTGAAAGAGTTTTTTGGCCCTGTTATTAAAGCAGACCTAAGTAATTTAGATTATTTTACTGATGAATATGGCATTAGTCAGGATGATTTATTACAGTTACTTAAATTAAGCGGAGACGATATCAATAATTATATTTTTATTGATGATCTTGAATCGACTTATGCGTTTGAACTTTTGTTAATGGACGAAGAGTTTGTCATGGAGCTTGTGAAAAGCTTTCAAGGGGAATTTGATTTAACAGATGCTGAAGTGGAACGGTTAAAAAACCATTTCATGTCAATAGAAAATGATTTGGCAAAACCGGAAACAATACAACGACTTGAACAATTAGCAAAACGAATGGAAAATTTCACTGATTTCGAAGTGGCTACAGAATTATCACCACAACAATTAGGAGAATTAGCGGCAATCTGGGATGAATTACTTTCCATTTTCCAATTAAAAGCAGAGTACAGTCTCGTTAAAGGTGGAACAGAAACGCCGATTTCATTCGTTGAACTATTAAAATTGGATGAGTTGAAAAATACGAATTTAAAAATCGCTCTTTACAATTTACAAGGGGAATTTTTAGCAGATTTGATTATTACTGGTGAAATGGTTGATTCAGATACAGTGAATGAGTTAGGTAACAATTTAATCGCTACGGTAGAAATGGCAAAAAATGAAGCAAATAAAGTAAAGGTTGTAGCTACGAAAAAGAAAGCTGAACAGAAAACGGTGAAAGGTGCAAAACTGCCAAAGACAGCAACAGCTTCTATTCCAAATGCTTTAATGGGTGTATTTGTTTTAATGGCTGGAATTCTTATGTTTCGTAAGGTAAGGAGCATCTAA
- a CDS encoding sigma-G-dependent sporulation-specific acid-soluble spore protein CsgA, producing MEQSLLYVREIISAHTESSPLGKSLYEKLANKSYHTEEAFIRDLSEDESEYLNQVLKEAIDYSKQSQDDERANQLNDVYEMLFV from the coding sequence ATGGAACAGTCGCTTCTCTATGTTCGAGAAATTATTTCTGCCCACACAGAAAGTAGTCCTTTGGGAAAAAGTTTATATGAAAAGCTTGCAAATAAAAGCTATCATACCGAGGAAGCTTTTATTCGAGATTTATCAGAGGATGAAAGTGAATATCTAAATCAAGTATTAAAAGAAGCTATTGATTATTCTAAACAATCACAAGACGATGAACGGGCAAATCAGCTAAATGATGTGTATGAAATGTTATTTGTTTAG
- a CDS encoding alpha/beta hydrolase has product MKRKIVIIPSIVIALFIISYGAVGNYFYNYALNAKNEKEFLKGNPHLEESVAVMADVEDTAKVADNEFNKKHPPTSLSMVSSDKKKYQLHGDIFENVHAGHKWAIVVHGYTSSASSMTRWVRNFYEQGYNVLAPDLRGHGKSGGDYIGMGWHDRLDLLDWIAKVVKMDSNAEIVLFGVSMGGATVMMASGEELPTNVKAIVEDCGYSSVSDVFVYQLDDLFGLPEFPVMHAANTVTKIRAGYDLYEASSVKQVAKSKVPMLFIHGEEDTFVPYEMLDEVYEAANVEKEKLVIPGAGHGDAVKVDPEKYWHTVWNFVGKYIE; this is encoded by the coding sequence ATGAAGAGGAAAATAGTCATTATTCCTTCAATTGTTATTGCACTATTCATCATTAGTTATGGGGCGGTAGGGAATTATTTTTACAACTATGCACTTAATGCAAAGAATGAGAAAGAATTTTTAAAAGGAAATCCTCATTTGGAGGAAAGTGTAGCGGTTATGGCGGATGTAGAAGATACAGCGAAAGTGGCCGACAATGAATTTAATAAGAAGCATCCACCTACGTCTCTTTCAATGGTTTCTAGTGATAAGAAAAAATACCAATTACATGGAGATATTTTTGAAAATGTGCATGCAGGTCATAAGTGGGCGATTGTTGTACATGGGTACACGAGCAGTGCTTCTAGCATGACGCGGTGGGTTCGAAATTTTTATGAACAAGGATACAACGTACTTGCACCAGATCTACGTGGTCATGGGAAAAGTGGAGGCGACTATATTGGTATGGGATGGCATGACCGACTTGATCTTCTCGATTGGATTGCTAAGGTGGTAAAAATGGATTCGAATGCTGAAATTGTGTTGTTCGGTGTATCAATGGGTGGGGCAACCGTAATGATGGCATCTGGTGAAGAACTACCAACGAACGTGAAAGCCATTGTTGAAGATTGTGGGTATAGTTCGGTGAGTGATGTTTTTGTATATCAACTGGATGATTTATTTGGGTTACCAGAGTTTCCAGTCATGCATGCGGCAAATACGGTAACAAAAATACGTGCTGGCTACGATTTATACGAAGCTTCTAGTGTCAAACAAGTAGCGAAAAGTAAAGTGCCGATGTTATTTATTCATGGTGAGGAGGATACATTTGTCCCGTATGAAATGTTAGATGAAGTATATGAGGCGGCAAATGTAGAGAAAGAAAAACTTGTCATCCCAGGAGCAGGTCACGGTGATGCTGTAAAAGTAGACCCAGAAAAATATTGGCACACTGTTTGGAATTTTGTTGGGAAGTATATCGAATGA